Below is a genomic region from Granulicella sp. L56.
ACTGGGTTCAATTAGGCTCTCTTTTTGCCGCTGCTTTTATCTCTGGCACTGTATTTACGGTTGTTACGGGATTTTGGGATCGGCATCGACGGCGGACGGTTGCATCGACTGACGCATCTGAACGCGCAAAGCTATCATCTAAATAAGTGACGAGGAGTACATCATGGCATACAGCGATAAGGTAATTGATCACTACAACAATCCGCGGAACGTTGGACAGATGGACAAGGCTTCCGATGAAGTTGGTACCGGACTTGTCGGCGCGCCGGAGTGCGGCGACGTCATGCGGCTGCAGATTCGCGTGAACCCTGAGACCCAGGTGATCGAAGACGCGAAGTTCAAGACCTTCGGCTGCGGTTCGGCGATTGCCTCTTCCTCGCTCGCGACCGAGTGGGTAAAGGGCAAGACGGTCGCCGAGGCGCTCACGATTACGAATACGGACATCGTGAAGGAGCTGGCGCTTCCCCCGGTCAAGATCCACTGCTCGGTACTCGCAGAAGACGCGATCCGCGCGGCGATTGGCGACTGGAAGAAGAAAAACAATGTTGCTGAGACAGCGGCTGCGACGGCTGCGGCTCACTAAGAACATCATCGACCGCGGATAAGTGCGGATGAGCACGGATTGGACGATCAGGCAGTAGCGTTCCCCTCCGTGCGAATCTGCTATCCGTGGTCGCTTGCTTAAGGGCGTGAACGATGGCGATGGTGACTTTACAAACCGAGACGGACAGGTCGGCCCACGCGGCGGCTCCCGGTGGCCCGGCAAAAGACCCGCTGGCGGGAATGACGGTGCTGACGGCTGAAGGGCAGGAGCCGGCACAAAAGGGCATCCAGATTACCGAGAAGGCGCTGAAGCGAATTCGCGTGGCTATGGCAAAGGAAGGCGTGTCGCCAGAGCAGGGCGGTCTGCGCGTTGGCATTCAGGGCGGTGGCTGCTCGGGCCTGAGCTACAACATCCGGTTCGATTCGCAGCCTCGCGAGCGCGACCGCGTCTACACCTTCGGCGCTGGCATCGAGACGGTGGGCGATCCTTCGAACGGCGCGCCCATTCGTCTGTTTGTCGATCCCAAGAGCTTTATCTACCTGCACGGCATGGTGCTGGACTTTGAAGAGACGCTGATGCGGCAGGGATTCAACTTCATCAATCCGAACTCGACCAAGAGCTGCGGGTGCGGATCGAGCTTTACCGCTTAGTAAGTAATTAGATACAGACAGACCTCCTTGGCTTTCCTTCAATTCCTTTTGATTGATCCCCAGAGATGGTGTGAATTGCTCTGTTCGATTAGTATTGCGGCGGCGGGTCTTCAGAGACGCTGAGGAAATTCAAGCCCGACTCATCAGTATTGGCCGACAGATGATGTTCGTTCCGTGTATCCGGAAAAAGCTCCTGCGAGTAGCCGTTTTTCTGAGCATCGCGACTACGGCTGCATTGAGCCTCACGCCGGTTTCGGCGACAGCTCAACAGCCAACGACAAACATTCCTGAGTTTGAAGTTGCGACCATAAAACCGGGCGATGCTACCGCTCCTTCATCCAATCTCGGATTCAACAGGCGCGACCACTTTGTAACCTCAAACGTAACCCTGCAGTTCATTCTTCAATTTGCGTATGACCTAAATAGCGGCTCCGATCGACAGATTATTGGTGGGCCGGGGTGGATCGGCTCTTCGAGGTTCACTATCGATGCACAGCCAGATGAAGCCGTGGAAGCAGAGCTTAAGAAGCTTCCCCTCGATCAACGTCAGCAACGGCAGAAGTTGATGATCCAGAGATTATTGGCGGATCGATTCAAATTAGTTCTGCATCACGAGACCCGCGAATTCCTGGTCAATGCACTAACGATTGCGAAGGGCGGTGCAAAGCTTACCCCGGTGTCGATCCCAGCCATCGATTTTGCTAAAACGCCTCTTCCTCCTGACAGTTGGATGGGACTGCACAATCCCAGACCGGGACTAACTGAGGGACGTGCAGCGACCATCAAGATGCTGGTCGATACCCTCAACCACCAACCGGAACTTAGCGGCCGTTTGATCGTCGATGCTACAGGGCTTCAAGGCAGCTACAACTTTAAGCTGAGTTGGACTCCGGATCGAGATTTGGAAACGGCACCCGCAGAAACTGTCGGACCCTCGCTATTTACGGCATTACAGGAACAGTTGGGACTAAAAATCGAGTCCAGAAAAGCTCCTGTAAATTGCATCGTAATCGACCATGTCGAACAGCCTTCGGCGAATTGATCCCTGTCCTAGCGAAGTGTTTAGATTATTTTTGCGTTGATGGGGTAGCGCTTATGATGGCATTGCCCGCCTTCACGTGATAGATCTGCGACAGCATCTGCTTGTAGACATCCATCGGCGGCAGCAACGCTCGGGCTCGTATGCGATCAAGGCCACCGGGATCTTCGACGCCGAACATGGCCATCTCTCCATTGACGAATTTGAACTGCGTGCCGTAGCGCTGTAACTTCCCTTCCGATACCAACTCCTTATCGACTACGAGAGCGAGGCTGGAAGCATCGATTCTGCTGGCGTCGGCGAGCTGTTCGAGCTGAGGCAGAAGCTTCGCCTGCCACGCGTGATCGGCGCTGTGCGTGAGGACGAGCATGGCTCCGTTGGAGGCTTCGATGCCGACGAGCGAGATGGTCGGCCAGCCCTTCTGATCGACGATCTGCTTGAGCTCGCTCGTAAGTTCGGCATCGGTCGCAGGCATCTTCGCGAGCATGTCGGGCGTCATGCCGGAGACTTGCTTGCCGCCAGCAAAACCACGTACTGCCTGATCTTTATCGCGCATGGTGAGCAACTGGTTGCGCAGTGCGGCGTCGGTGCCGGGACCGTTTTGCTGGATGAGCTGTTCGCGGCGAGCTTTGATGGCTGCCTGCCAGGAGGACTCCGATTCGGCGGTGGGAGACTTTGCGGCTTGCTGTGCTGGCAGTGAGGCAGGAAGTGCAACAAGAATGGCGGCGAGGAGCATAAGGAGAGACTTCGAGGGCATTGCCGTATTCTAAATCTGTCCTCTCTATGAGGACGGAGAGATGTTTGCTTATGTCGAATTACTTCGAGGTCTTCGTCCTTCCCGCCAAATTGCAGATTGATACAGCGGCGCTGGAGAAGCAGTTCTATACGCTCTCGCGCAAGCTGCACCCGGACCGCTTTGCTTCGAGGCCGGTGGTGGAGCAGGAGGCTGCGTTGGCTGAGTCCTCTCAGTTGAACGATGCTTACCGCACATTGAAAGATCCCGTGCTGCGTACGCAGTATCTGCTGAAGCTGCAGGGCGTGGAGCTGGAGGAGCAGTCCAAGGCG
It encodes:
- a CDS encoding iron-sulfur cluster assembly accessory protein, with the translated sequence MAMVTLQTETDRSAHAAAPGGPAKDPLAGMTVLTAEGQEPAQKGIQITEKALKRIRVAMAKEGVSPEQGGLRVGIQGGGCSGLSYNIRFDSQPRERDRVYTFGAGIETVGDPSNGAPIRLFVDPKSFIYLHGMVLDFEETLMRQGFNFINPNSTKSCGCGSSFTA
- the iscU gene encoding Fe-S cluster assembly scaffold IscU, with amino-acid sequence MAYSDKVIDHYNNPRNVGQMDKASDEVGTGLVGAPECGDVMRLQIRVNPETQVIEDAKFKTFGCGSAIASSSLATEWVKGKTVAEALTITNTDIVKELALPPVKIHCSVLAEDAIRAAIGDWKKKNNVAETAAATAAAH
- a CDS encoding DUF6624 domain-containing protein, coding for MPSKSLLMLLAAILVALPASLPAQQAAKSPTAESESSWQAAIKARREQLIQQNGPGTDAALRNQLLTMRDKDQAVRGFAGGKQVSGMTPDMLAKMPATDAELTSELKQIVDQKGWPTISLVGIEASNGAMLVLTHSADHAWQAKLLPQLEQLADASRIDASSLALVVDKELVSEGKLQRYGTQFKFVNGEMAMFGVEDPGGLDRIRARALLPPMDVYKQMLSQIYHVKAGNAIISATPSTQK
- a CDS encoding TIGR03435 family protein, translating into MMFVPCIRKKLLRVAVFLSIATTAALSLTPVSATAQQPTTNIPEFEVATIKPGDATAPSSNLGFNRRDHFVTSNVTLQFILQFAYDLNSGSDRQIIGGPGWIGSSRFTIDAQPDEAVEAELKKLPLDQRQQRQKLMIQRLLADRFKLVLHHETREFLVNALTIAKGGAKLTPVSIPAIDFAKTPLPPDSWMGLHNPRPGLTEGRAATIKMLVDTLNHQPELSGRLIVDATGLQGSYNFKLSWTPDRDLETAPAETVGPSLFTALQEQLGLKIESRKAPVNCIVIDHVEQPSAN